From the Lolium rigidum isolate FL_2022 chromosome 2, APGP_CSIRO_Lrig_0.1, whole genome shotgun sequence genome, one window contains:
- the LOC124692099 gene encoding trifunctional UDP-glucose 4,6-dehydratase/UDP-4-keto-6-deoxy-D-glucose 3,5-epimerase/UDP-4-keto-L-rhamnose-reductase RHM1-like, which produces MATPYTPKSILITGAAGFIASHVTNRIVRNYPDYKIVVLDKLDYCSNLKNLLPASSSPNFKFVKGDIASADLVNYLLVTENIDTIMHFAAQTHVDNSFGNSFEFTKNNIYGTHVLLEACKVTGGQIRRFIHVSTDEVYGETDEDAVVGNHEASQLLPTNPYSATKAGAEMLVMAYGRSYGLPVITTRGNNVYGPNQFPEKLIPKFILLALRGKPLPIHGDGSNVRSYLYCEDVAEAFEVILHRGEVGHVYNIGTKRERTVTDVAKDVCNLFNLEADKVIQYVDNRPFNDQRYFLDDEKLKSLGWSERTRWEEGLRKTMEWYVANSDYWGDVSGALLPHPRTLMMPGSEGSEEVKGMLNLFTNNQTKMVTPVSKGSPKTHSLKFLIYGRTGWIGGLLGKICEKQGIPYEYGKGRLEERSSIVLDIQSVKPTHVFNAAGVTGRPNVDWCESHKPETIRTNVVGTLTLADVCREHGLLVMNYATGCIFEYDANHPEGSGIGFKEEDTPNFTGSFYSKTKAMVEELLKEYENVCTLRVRMPISSDLSNPRNFITKISRYDKVVNIPNSMTVLDELLPISVEMAKRNLRGIWNFTNPGVVSHNEILEMYKKYIDSSYKWSNFTLEEQAKVIVAPRSNNEMDGAKLSKEFPELLSIKDSLIKYVFEPNRKVPAK; this is translated from the exons ATGGCGACACCCTACACGCCTAAGAGCATCCTCATTACGGGAGCTGCTGGCTTCATCGCTTCCCATGTCACAAACCGCATTGTTCGCAACTACCCTGATTACAAGATTGTCGTCCTTGACAAGCTTGACTACTGCTCTAATCTGAAGAACCTGCTCCCTGCCAGCTCCTCACCAAACTTCAAGTTTGTCAAGGGCGATATTGCCAGCGCTGATCTTGTCAACTACCTCCTGGTCACAGAGAACATTGATACTATTATGCACTTTGCAGCCCAGACACATGTTGACAATTCATTTGGGAACTCTTTTGAGTTCACCAAGAACAACATTTATGGTACTCATGTTCTTCTTGAAGCTTGCAAGGTCACTGGCGGACAGATCAGGAGGTTCATCCATGTTAGCACTGACGAGGTCTATGGGGAGACAGATGAGGATGCAGTGGTTGGCAACCACGAGGCCTCACAGCTGCTCCCCACAAACCCCTATTCAGCAACCAAAGCTGGAGCAGAGATGCTTGTTATGGCTTATGGGAGATCCTATGGTCTGCCTGTTATCACTACCCGGGGAAATAATGTGTATGGTCCTAACCAGTTTCCTGAGAAGCTTATCCCCAAGTTCATTCTTTTGGCTCTGAGAGGAAAGCCCCTCCCAATTCATGGTGATGGATCCAATGTCCGGAGCTACCTCTATTGTGAGGATGTTGCCGAGGCTTTTGAGGTCATTCTTCACCGTGGAGAAGTTGGACATGTTTACAACATTGGAACCAAGAGAGAGAGGACAGTCACTGATGTGGCAAAGGATGTCTGCAACCTTTTCAATCTTGAGGCTGATAAAGTTATCCAGTATGTTGATAATAGACCTTTCAATGATCAGAGGTACTTTTTGGATGATGAGAAGCTTAAGAGTCTTGGGTGGTCTGAGCGCACTAGATGGGAGGAGGGCCTGAGGAAGACAATggaatggtatgtggctaattctGACTATTGGGGTGATGTTTCTGGTGCATTGTTGCCTCATCCGAGGACATTGATGATGCCTGGGTCCGAGGGCTCTGAGGAAGTTAAAGGAATGCTAAATCTGTTCACTAACAATCAGACCAAGATGGTGACTCCAGTATCAAAAGGTTCTCCCAAAACTCATTCTCTAAAGTTCTTGATATATGGCCGGACAGGATGGATTGGTGGGCTTCTTGGGAAAATATGTGAGAAGCAAGGAATTCCTTACGAATATGGAAAAGGTCGCTTGGAAGAGCGCTCTTCAATCGTCCTTGATATCCAATCTGTGAAGCCAACACATGTCTTCAATGCTGCTGGTGTTACTGGCAGACCCAATGTGGATTGGTGTGAGTCCCACAAGCCGGAAACAATACGCACCAATGTTGTGGGCACCTTGACTCTAGCTGATGTGTGTAGGGAGCATGGGTTATTGGTGATGAACTATGCCACTGGGTGCATATTTGAATATGATGCAAATCATCCTGAAGGGTCAGGCATCGGCTTCAAAGAAGAGGATACACCAAACTTTACTGGTTCATTCTACTCAAAGACCAAAGCAATG GTTGAGGAACTGTTGAAGGAGTACGAGAATGTCTGCACTCTGCGAGTCCGGATGCCAATATCGTCTGACCTCAGCAATCCCCGAAACTTTATCACAAAGATTAGCCGTTACGACAAGGTGGTAAACATCCCAAACAGCATGACAGTGTTGGACGAGCTTTTGCCAATTTCAGTTGAGATGGCTAAAAGGAACTTGCGGGGCATCTGGAACTTCACCAATCCTGGTGTAGTTAGCCACAATGAGATCTTGGAGATGTATAAGAAATACATTGACTCCAGCTACAAGTGGTCAAACTTCACGCTAGAAGAACAGGCCAAGGTCATTGTGGCACCTCGGAGCAACAATGAGATGGATGGGGCAAAGCTGAGTAAGGAGTTCCCTGAACTGCTATCTATCAAAGACTCATTGATCAAGTATGTTTTTGAGCCCAACAGGAAGGTCCCAGCAAAGTGA